CATCTCCTACCCGCCCGGGTACGCCCCTGGCGCGCAGCTCCCCGTCTGCCTGGCCCTGCACGGGTACGCGGCCGACGCCGGCACCGCCGTCGCCGCCGCCCGCTACCCGGAGTTCCTGGCCGGCGCGCTGCGCGACGGGGTGGCCCCGTTCGCCCTCGCCGCGCCGGACGGCGGCAACGGGTACTGGCATCCGCACGCTGACGACGACCCGCTCGGCATGCTGGTCGGCGAGTTCCTGCCGCTGCTCGCCGCGCGCGGCCTGCGTACCGACCGGGTCGCGGTGGCCGGCTGGTCGATGGGCGGGTACGGCGCACTGCTGGCCGCGCTGACCCACCGCGACCGGTTCCGGGCGGTGGTGGCGACCTCACCGGCGATCTTCCACTCCTACGACGACGCCTGCGGCGTCAACGCCGGCGCGTTCGACAGCGCCGACGACTGGGCCCGCTACGACGTGACGGCCCGGGCCCGGGAGTTCGCCGGGCTGCCGGTGCGGATCGCGATCGGCGCCGCCGACCCGTTCGCCCCGGCGGTCCGGACGCTGTGGGACCGGCTGCCCGAGCCGGGCGTGGTGACGATCGGCACGGGCTGTCACGACAACGACTACTGGGCCTCGGTCGCCCCCGAGCAGGTGCGGGCGATC
The window above is part of the Micromonospora inositola genome. Proteins encoded here:
- a CDS encoding alpha/beta hydrolase; its protein translation is MPVTRRRLLRSLGAAVGLTGLGAGGLALVDAEVLPGRSVLNHALGRCDAAPPDAPRGTPQPPVTGSFRSAARRREVAFAISYPPGYAPGAQLPVCLALHGYAADAGTAVAAARYPEFLAGALRDGVAPFALAAPDGGNGYWHPHADDDPLGMLVGEFLPLLAARGLRTDRVAVAGWSMGGYGALLAALTHRDRFRAVVATSPAIFHSYDDACGVNAGAFDSADDWARYDVTARAREFAGLPVRIAIGAADPFAPAVRTLWDRLPEPGVVTIGTGCHDNDYWASVAPEQVRAISAALAG